Genomic segment of Candidatus Aminicenantes bacterium:
ACAAAGCGGCGAGGAGAATCCAAATGTCCTGAGCCGGCCCTTTCACTCTTCCATTATATCCCAGTCGAGCGTGGGGCGATTTTCTCATGCGGTGTACCCGCCCATCTTAAAAGCATGAATTGTGCCAAGCGCCTGCGGCAGGTATTACGGACGGGAGAGGGATAGATTCGGGGAATTCGAGTAAAAATACTTTACAATTTTACTTCGCGCTTTTCTTGATCAAATGCTTGTTGAAGTCCTCTTCCCAGGTCACGAAGGAGTGGAAGAACCGGGAGTCGCCTTCGTCGATGCCGCGGGTGATCTCGGTGATGTGGGAAGAGGAGGCGCCGAAAGACTCCACGGCGTAGACCACGGCTTTCTCGGGATCGACGTGGCTGCCGCAGGTATAGATGTCCAGGGCGGCGTAGCGGCGCTCCGGCCAAGTGTGGGTGGAGATGTGCGACTCGGAGATGACCACGACGCCGCTGACGCCGCTGGGCGGGAATTTGCTGAAGGAGATGGCCCAGACCGTCGCCCCGGCGATCTCAGCCGCCTTGACCAGGATATCCTGAACCTTCTCGACGCTTCCGATGATCTTGGAATTACAGCCGGACGCCTCGACAATGTAATGATGTCCGACCGGTTCGTAGACTTTTTTTGGCAATCGTTCCTCCGTGGTTCGTGTGGCGCTTGAAGCAGGGGAATTATGGCACAATCCTCCCCCCTGTCAATAAAAAGGTTCGTCTCCCAACTCCGGGAGGCGCGGTCCGGGGTGCCGTCCCGGCGGCGCGGGTTTTTCACGCCTTTTTCGCGCTACTCTTCTCGGCGCCTGCGGAACTCCGCACATTCGATTTCTTCAATCTGCACGACACCCCACTCTGTCTCGTTCCCGATGATCATCACGTGCTCAAACATCCCTCGGCGCCGGGAAAGCCCGGTTCCCTCGAAGAGGTTCGCAAAAAAGTCTAAACCCGCGCGGT
This window contains:
- the speD gene encoding adenosylmethionine decarboxylase — translated: MPKKVYEPVGHHYIVEASGCNSKIIGSVEKVQDILVKAAEIAGATVWAISFSKFPPSGVSGVVVISESHISTHTWPERRYAALDIYTCGSHVDPEKAVVYAVESFGASSSHITEITRGIDEGDSRFFHSFVTWEEDFNKHLIKKSAK